From Xylanibacter oryzae DSM 17970, a single genomic window includes:
- a CDS encoding alpha-L-rhamnosidase-related protein, whose product MNKRIANIIILSAFTLSVSAQTWIWYPGDFEIWLGNNMNNQRTDRGTFFPPFWKSDSHYVTVEFSKKISLDRSETINISAEGKYNVKIDGKLMFGMPHKITLDSGFHSLNIKVWNQSSPPSIFVDGNTIKSDSTWKVTNEDKEWIDESGKASDTSASIYMDAGSWNFNTKEERPSLYKLKTEPRNLKEYINSKYPGKLYDAGAETFGYITLKGIKGKGQISIYYGESKEEAMDTDKCETLDRLSIDNSKITNISTNQTSDFNTEYTINLSKAFRYIYIVSNNDIRIEDVSMKYEYQPEVNHSSFECNDETINKIWNIGIYTLGLTTREFFIDGIKRDRWTWSGDAYQSYLMNYYSFFDSDCVKRTIWQLRGKDPVTSHINTIMDYTFYWFLGIYDYYMYSGDKHFLSQIYPRMQTMMDYVLGRLDNNGMVTGLTGDWVFVDWADKPMDKHGDLSFEQVLFCKSLETMTLCAKVTGNNPDAGKYQKLYTDLKAKLIPTFWNEKKQAMVHNCIEGKQSEQITRYSNIFAVLYNYLTEKQKQEVKSSVLENNNIMKITTPYMRFYELEALCAMGEQTNVTKQIKDYWGGMIHEGATSFWEKYNPDEKGKQHLAMYGRPYGKSLCHAWGASPVYLLGKYYLGVKPIKEGYKEFSITPVLGGLKWIRGTVPTPNGCVKVYADKNMIRVKATEGNGYLYFHSTKNPQTNIGEINRINNNYYRIWVNTNQEVVISR is encoded by the coding sequence ATGAATAAACGAATAGCAAATATAATTATATTATCGGCATTTACCTTATCTGTCTCTGCACAAACATGGATATGGTACCCTGGAGATTTTGAAATCTGGCTAGGTAACAATATGAACAACCAACGTACAGACCGTGGAACTTTTTTCCCTCCATTTTGGAAATCTGATAGTCACTATGTTACTGTCGAATTCAGCAAAAAGATTTCATTGGATAGGTCTGAAACCATAAACATATCTGCAGAAGGAAAATATAATGTAAAGATAGACGGCAAGCTGATGTTCGGTATGCCACATAAGATAACACTTGATAGTGGGTTCCACAGCCTCAACATCAAAGTATGGAATCAGTCAAGTCCTCCATCTATTTTCGTTGATGGTAATACAATAAAGAGCGATAGTACGTGGAAAGTAACAAATGAAGATAAAGAATGGATAGACGAAAGTGGCAAAGCAAGCGACACTTCTGCCAGTATATATATGGACGCCGGCTCTTGGAATTTTAACACAAAAGAAGAAAGACCATCTCTTTACAAATTAAAAACAGAACCTCGAAATCTGAAAGAATATATTAATAGTAAGTATCCTGGCAAGCTATATGATGCAGGTGCCGAAACATTTGGATATATTACGTTGAAAGGCATTAAAGGAAAAGGGCAAATCAGCATCTATTATGGAGAAAGTAAAGAGGAGGCTATGGATACTGATAAGTGTGAAACACTTGACAGACTAAGCATAGATAATTCAAAAATAACTAATATTTCCACAAACCAGACTAGTGATTTCAATACAGAATACACCATTAATCTTAGCAAAGCTTTCAGGTACATATATATTGTTAGTAACAACGATATTAGAATTGAAGATGTAAGTATGAAATATGAGTATCAGCCAGAAGTAAATCATAGTTCATTTGAATGTAATGACGAAACTATTAATAAGATATGGAACATTGGCATTTACACTTTGGGATTAACTACAAGAGAGTTTTTCATAGACGGAATAAAGCGCGACAGGTGGACTTGGAGCGGTGATGCCTATCAAAGTTATCTAATGAACTATTACAGTTTTTTTGACTCTGATTGTGTAAAGAGAACAATATGGCAATTACGCGGCAAAGACCCTGTTACGAGTCACATCAATACTATAATGGATTACACGTTCTACTGGTTTCTTGGCATATACGACTACTATATGTACAGTGGAGACAAACACTTTCTGAGTCAAATATATCCGCGAATGCAGACAATGATGGATTATGTACTCGGACGTTTAGACAATAACGGGATGGTTACCGGACTTACTGGAGATTGGGTATTCGTCGACTGGGCAGACAAACCGATGGATAAGCACGGTGATTTATCGTTTGAACAAGTACTGTTCTGCAAAAGCTTAGAGACAATGACACTATGCGCAAAAGTAACAGGGAATAATCCGGATGCCGGTAAATATCAAAAGTTATATACAGACCTGAAAGCTAAATTGATACCAACATTCTGGAATGAAAAAAAGCAAGCGATGGTACACAACTGTATCGAAGGCAAACAAAGCGAACAGATAACTAGATATTCTAATATCTTCGCTGTGCTATATAATTATCTCACAGAAAAACAGAAACAAGAGGTTAAGTCTTCTGTACTTGAGAACAACAATATAATGAAAATTACAACTCCATATATGAGATTTTATGAACTGGAAGCTTTATGCGCTATGGGCGAACAGACCAATGTCACGAAGCAGATTAAAGACTATTGGGGAGGTATGATACACGAAGGAGCAACTTCATTTTGGGAGAAATATAATCCTGATGAAAAAGGTAAACAACATCTGGCTATGTATGGCAGGCCCTATGGAAAGAGTCTTTGTCATGCGTGGGGAGCAAGCCCTGTTTATCTATTAGGAAAATATTATTTGGGTGTTAAACCAATAAAAGAAGGATACAAAGAATTTTCAATAACTCCTGTTTTGGGAGGATTAAAATGGATACGTGGTACAGTACCTACCCCGAATGGCTGCGTCAAAGTATATGCAGACAAAAATATGATAAGAGTGAAAGCAACAGAAGGCAATGGTTATCTTTATTTCCATTCTACTAAAAATCCACAAACTAATATCGGGGAAATAAATCGTATCAATAATAATTACTATCGTATATGGGTTAACACCAATCAAGAGGTTGTAATCTCACGATAA
- a CDS encoding right-handed parallel beta-helix repeat-containing protein, with amino-acid sequence MKTVLKKVTILLIGLVYFINVGATDIFVATYGNDANDGLNKPLSSLSMAIRKAREIRRNCKTSDSIKIHIKKGTYRLYEPIFLRPEDYNIEIIGDYGTIISGGITVTGWKRDGKLWVADAPDFNGHPLDFRQMWVNGVKAVRARDVVDFENMHRIKSINKEKRIIWVPKSSIEKVIHSQYTEMVLHEMWCIANLRIKNIVIQGDSAGISFQEPESSIQFEHPWPSPMVTKDGKQNSPFYLTNSMQLLDNEGEWYHDIRSGKLYYYPRDNEDMTNTEVIIPALETLVQITGTPDYVVNNITFRNIQFENTSWIRPSYYGHVPLQAGMYLTEAYKLNPKMVRNDGNHKLDNLGWLGRANAAVEIRNGNDINFRNCTFQHLGGSGIDYIIGDKRGIVDSCIFRDIAMNGYVSGSFSTSGIEAHLPYNPKDKREICEMQTINNSIFKEVANEDWGCVAIAAGFVANINIENNNISEIPYTGISLGWGWTCSPNCMHDNRVYGNTIYHYAMHMYDTAGIYTLGAQPGTVISHNKIYGIYHPSYVHDPEHWFYLYTDEGSSGITVKDNWTESEKFLKNANGPGNIWKNNGRIKQ; translated from the coding sequence ATGAAAACAGTATTAAAGAAAGTTACTATATTATTAATCGGTTTGGTCTATTTTATAAACGTAGGAGCAACTGACATCTTTGTTGCTACATATGGTAATGATGCCAACGACGGTTTGAATAAACCACTATCATCACTATCAATGGCAATTAGAAAAGCTAGAGAGATAAGACGTAACTGTAAAACATCAGATAGCATAAAAATCCATATTAAAAAAGGGACATATAGACTATACGAACCAATATTTTTAAGACCAGAAGACTATAACATCGAGATTATTGGTGATTATGGAACTATTATAAGTGGAGGCATAACTGTAACAGGTTGGAAAAGAGACGGTAAGTTATGGGTAGCTGACGCACCTGATTTCAATGGCCATCCATTGGATTTTAGACAAATGTGGGTAAACGGGGTAAAGGCTGTAAGAGCTAGAGATGTCGTAGACTTTGAAAATATGCACCGCATAAAGAGTATCAATAAAGAAAAGAGGATTATATGGGTTCCAAAATCATCTATAGAAAAAGTGATACATTCTCAATATACAGAAATGGTTCTGCATGAAATGTGGTGTATTGCCAATCTTAGGATTAAGAATATTGTAATACAAGGAGACTCCGCAGGAATATCATTTCAAGAACCAGAAAGCAGTATTCAATTTGAACATCCATGGCCTAGTCCGATGGTAACAAAAGACGGCAAACAAAATTCGCCTTTCTATTTAACTAACTCTATGCAACTACTTGACAATGAGGGAGAATGGTATCATGACATACGTAGCGGAAAATTATATTACTATCCACGCGATAATGAAGATATGACTAACACCGAGGTAATAATACCAGCATTAGAAACATTGGTACAAATTACCGGTACGCCAGATTATGTCGTTAATAATATAACTTTCAGAAATATACAATTCGAGAACACGTCATGGATTAGGCCCTCTTACTACGGTCATGTGCCTCTACAGGCGGGTATGTACCTTACGGAAGCTTATAAGCTAAATCCAAAGATGGTAAGAAATGATGGAAATCACAAACTAGACAATCTAGGATGGCTTGGCCGTGCTAATGCAGCAGTAGAAATAAGAAATGGTAATGATATAAATTTCCGCAATTGCACATTTCAACACCTTGGTGGTAGCGGAATTGATTATATTATAGGAGACAAAAGAGGCATTGTAGACAGTTGCATTTTCAGAGATATAGCAATGAACGGATATGTATCCGGAAGTTTCTCTACTTCCGGAATAGAAGCACATCTGCCATACAATCCAAAAGACAAACGTGAAATATGCGAAATGCAAACTATAAATAATAGTATTTTTAAAGAAGTGGCTAACGAGGATTGGGGATGTGTAGCAATAGCTGCCGGATTTGTAGCAAATATAAATATTGAAAATAACAATATAAGTGAAATTCCATATACCGGAATCAGCCTTGGTTGGGGGTGGACATGTTCGCCAAATTGCATGCACGACAATCGCGTGTATGGAAATACAATATATCATTATGCCATGCATATGTACGACACAGCCGGAATTTATACACTGGGGGCACAACCAGGAACAGTTATATCTCACAACAAAATATACGGTATATACCACCCTTCTTATGTACATGATCCTGAACATTGGTTCTATCTATATACTGATGAAGGAAGTTCTGGTATTACAGTAAAAGACAACTGGACTGAAAGTGAGAAATTTCTTAAAAACGCGAATGGCCCTGGAAATATATGGAAAAACAATGGAAGAATAAAACAATAA
- a CDS encoding SDR family NAD(P)-dependent oxidoreductase yields MKRAIIIGASSGIGFEISKLLLADGWNIGVAARRTNRLESLKSMSPTTVETEYLDITSDDSSSRILSLIDRLGGIDLFIQASGIGKQNRDLNQQIEIDTIRTNTLGFTRVITTVFNYMSKNSGGHITVISSIAGTKGLGPAPSYSASKAFQSTYIQALEQLSNMRHLNIKFTDIRPGFVDTDLLSDDHYPMLMDKTNVAKEIIRAIHANKHISIIDWRWRITTFLWRIMPRYIWRKIKL; encoded by the coding sequence ATGAAAAGAGCTATAATCATAGGTGCATCATCAGGCATAGGGTTTGAAATCAGTAAGTTGCTTCTTGCAGATGGATGGAATATTGGAGTCGCTGCAAGGAGAACCAACCGCCTGGAATCGCTCAAGTCAATGTCACCAACAACAGTTGAAACAGAATATTTAGACATAACATCCGATGATTCCTCATCACGGATACTTTCACTAATAGATCGTCTTGGCGGAATAGACCTTTTTATTCAAGCTTCAGGTATTGGTAAGCAAAACAGAGATTTAAACCAGCAAATTGAAATAGATACTATAAGAACAAATACGCTAGGTTTCACACGTGTAATAACGACTGTATTTAATTACATGAGTAAAAATAGCGGTGGACACATTACAGTAATCAGTTCTATTGCAGGAACTAAAGGGCTCGGTCCTGCGCCATCTTATTCTGCATCAAAGGCATTTCAAAGCACGTACATACAGGCACTAGAACAATTGTCTAATATGCGTCACCTAAATATCAAGTTCACAGATATACGCCCTGGATTTGTAGATACCGACTTATTATCAGATGATCACTATCCGATGCTTATGGATAAGACTAATGTTGCTAAAGAAATCATAAGAGCTATCCATGCAAATAAACATATATCAATAATAGATTGGCGCTGGCGCATTACAACTTTTTTATGGAGGATTATGCCACGCTACATATGGAGAAAAATAAAACTATAA
- a CDS encoding sensor histidine kinase, which yields MTAISLHDQISYILFDINKLKFYDWKIEDLELTDDFDLDKFYSRVHPDDMEAAKKIVQYALNKGSGLFSSELKFQLPNITTYSWQNIVIFPYENDISGVPLRYMLVFKNTDLVHKHMDDYNKMSMKVESADRMKSTFVHNISHEIRTPLNAVIGFLQLLDAGVTKEEHELFMDIIYKNLDMLIVIINDLISLSSLESGCYMFNRNKFDISSFMHDFIESMRDKIHEGLELRLIEHESYPVYLDPHRLSEVMNILLLNANKFTPSGNITVDYSVAGSLLTVSVADTGIGIAKEYQSVIFGKFEKISQFSQGPGLGLCIFKDIIDKVNGRIGVESEPCKGSKFWFSVHCDKRDD from the coding sequence ATGACTGCTATTTCTTTACATGATCAAATATCGTATATTCTTTTTGATATTAATAAACTTAAATTTTATGATTGGAAAATAGAAGACCTAGAGTTAACGGATGATTTTGACTTGGACAAATTTTATAGTCGTGTGCATCCCGATGATATGGAAGCTGCAAAAAAAATAGTTCAATATGCTTTAAATAAAGGTTCTGGGTTGTTCTCAAGTGAATTAAAATTTCAATTACCTAATATTACAACATATTCATGGCAGAATATAGTTATATTTCCTTATGAAAATGATATAAGTGGCGTTCCACTTAGGTATATGTTGGTCTTTAAAAATACAGACCTAGTTCATAAGCATATGGATGACTATAATAAAATGAGTATGAAAGTCGAATCTGCGGACAGAATGAAATCCACATTCGTTCATAATATAAGCCATGAAATACGAACCCCTCTTAATGCTGTCATTGGTTTTTTACAGTTGCTTGATGCAGGTGTTACAAAAGAGGAACACGAATTGTTTATGGATATAATCTATAAAAATTTGGATATGCTTATTGTGATTATTAATGATTTGATTTCTCTGTCTTCATTGGAGAGCGGTTGTTATATGTTTAATCGCAATAAATTTGATATAAGCTCTTTTATGCACGATTTTATAGAAAGTATGCGTGATAAAATACATGAAGGTTTAGAACTGAGACTTATTGAACATGAATCATATCCTGTCTATCTAGATCCTCATCGTCTTAGTGAGGTTATGAATATACTGTTACTAAATGCAAATAAGTTTACCCCTAGTGGTAATATTACCGTAGATTATAGTGTTGCTGGTTCCTTGCTAACAGTGTCTGTTGCTGATACAGGAATAGGAATTGCTAAGGAATATCAAAGTGTCATATTTGGAAAGTTCGAAAAAATTAGCCAGTTCTCTCAAGGTCCAGGACTTGGTTTATGTATATTCAAAGATATTATTGACAAGGTAAATGGTCGTATTGGTGTAGAATCAGAACCATGTAAAGGGTCAAAATTCTGGTTTAGCGTACATTGTGACAAAAGGGACGATTAG
- a CDS encoding cation diffusion facilitator family transporter, whose protein sequence is MSDHKNIFRIQSVNKAFIIAVVINLIFISIETTVGLTESSLSLLSDAGHNLRDVFSLLLVLVSFRLAKVKRNKHFTYGYKKSTILISLVNATILIVALCAIIIESILKFHVPANVNGEAMSWTATAGIVVNGITAALLINGQKHDINIRGAFLHKLIDAMVSVGVVISGLVITYTGWNIIDPIVSLVIAIVILIPSVKLLIESIHLSLDGIPHGINIEDIEKIIKNTSHVIEVHHIHIWPLSTTENALTAHIKIDDISYMENVKYEIKNQLEIAGINHTTIEFESNIFKCDDTRCNIASPQN, encoded by the coding sequence ATGTCAGATCACAAAAATATTTTTCGTATACAATCAGTCAACAAGGCATTTATTATTGCAGTTGTTATAAATCTTATTTTTATATCAATTGAAACAACTGTTGGACTAACGGAATCTTCACTTAGCCTTCTTTCAGATGCCGGACATAACTTACGCGATGTCTTTTCACTATTATTAGTGCTCGTCTCATTTCGACTAGCAAAGGTAAAAAGGAACAAACACTTCACCTACGGATACAAAAAAAGTACAATATTAATTTCACTAGTCAATGCGACAATCTTAATAGTAGCATTGTGTGCCATCATAATTGAAAGCATATTAAAATTTCATGTGCCTGCAAATGTAAATGGAGAAGCAATGTCATGGACAGCAACAGCCGGAATAGTCGTTAATGGAATTACTGCAGCCCTACTTATAAATGGTCAGAAACATGACATAAACATACGTGGTGCCTTTCTGCACAAACTTATAGATGCAATGGTTTCCGTTGGAGTTGTAATTTCAGGACTTGTTATAACCTACACTGGATGGAATATCATTGATCCTATAGTCAGTCTTGTTATAGCAATAGTCATACTAATTCCAAGTGTCAAACTCCTAATAGAGAGCATTCATTTATCATTAGATGGCATTCCACACGGTATTAACATAGAAGATATAGAGAAAATCATTAAGAACACTAGCCATGTTATCGAAGTTCACCATATACACATCTGGCCATTAAGCACTACTGAAAATGCATTAACTGCTCATATAAAAATAGATGATATTTCTTATATGGAGAATGTAAAATACGAGATTAAGAATCAACTAGAAATTGCAGGAATAAACCACACTACAATAGAATTCGAAAGTAATATTTTTAAATGCGATGATACCAGATGCAATATTGCTTCACCGCAAAATTAG
- a CDS encoding integrase core domain-containing protein — protein MVKPTDNAIAERVNGIIKQEWIYRMKRPKNMDGAMHILKDIIYFYNNKRPHMSNMMKTPAEKRRNYVGC, from the coding sequence ATAGTCAAGCCAACAGACAATGCTATTGCAGAACGTGTCAATGGCATCATAAAGCAGGAATGGATTTATCGTATGAAAAGGCCCAAGAACATGGACGGGGCCATGCATATATTAAAAGATATCATATACTTCTATAACAATAAGAGGCCACATATGAGTAACATGATGAAGACACCGGCAGAGAAAAGGAGAAATTATGTTGGATGTTAA
- a CDS encoding aceric acid hydrolase, translating to MKTNILNKKLFFSIALLCYVSVSFSQNNGLVNMKKSRSAIICNTPIGAVKWTKGFWGDEFNVLSNTSIWSMWNTWDTPEISHGFRNFEIAAGDIEGEHIGPPFHDGDMYKWLEAAAAVYAITKDKKIDALMDKFINEVLKAQRSDGYIHTPVIIQERNKGIDSHKIDKTIIGTEVGNNKEKVAFANRLNFETYNLGHLMTAAVVHYRATGKRTLLDAAIKATDFLCHFYETASAELARNAICPSHYMGVIEMYRTTGNPRYLKLAENLINIRGLVNNGTDDNQDRIPFREQYAAMGHAVRANYLYAGVADIYAETGEDQLMNNLTKIWTDIVNHKMYITGGCGALYDGTSPDGTNYTPDSIQKVHQAYGRAYQLPNSTAHNETCANIGNLLFNWRMFEVTGDAKYTDIVETELYNGILSGISLDGEKYFYTNPLRISKDFPYTLRWPKTREKYISCFCCPPNTLRTLCEAQNYAYTTSKGRLWCNIYGSSILKTKIGNGNLKVTQTTEYPYDGNITIVIDTVSPDNSLNTVCLRIPGWCDSAAISVNGVKQNVEISKGKYSSISRRWKNGDKIRLMLDMHPQLIEANPLVEEDKNQVAVKRGPIVYCLESADISNGKSIDDIAIPENIKLTEKRISIDNHYMDALEGEAILRSGHSWKNVLYRKIESDTDKIKIRLIPYYAWGNRGNTEMTVWMNRK from the coding sequence ATGAAAACAAACATATTAAACAAAAAACTATTTTTTAGTATTGCTCTTTTATGTTACGTCTCTGTTTCTTTTTCTCAAAATAACGGACTCGTAAATATGAAAAAAAGTCGCAGTGCTATAATTTGTAATACTCCCATAGGAGCCGTAAAATGGACAAAGGGCTTTTGGGGTGATGAATTTAACGTATTAAGTAATACCTCGATCTGGAGCATGTGGAATACATGGGACACTCCTGAAATTTCTCACGGATTTAGAAATTTTGAGATTGCAGCAGGTGATATTGAAGGCGAACATATAGGACCTCCATTCCATGACGGAGACATGTACAAATGGCTAGAAGCTGCTGCTGCCGTATATGCTATAACTAAAGATAAAAAAATTGATGCACTCATGGATAAATTTATAAATGAGGTGTTGAAAGCTCAAAGGTCGGATGGATATATACATACACCAGTCATCATACAAGAAAGAAACAAGGGTATAGACTCACATAAAATAGATAAGACAATTATTGGTACTGAGGTAGGTAACAATAAAGAAAAGGTCGCTTTTGCTAACAGACTGAACTTTGAGACTTATAATCTCGGACATCTTATGACTGCAGCGGTTGTACACTACAGAGCAACAGGTAAACGTACTCTGCTTGACGCAGCAATAAAAGCCACTGATTTTCTGTGTCATTTTTATGAAACTGCATCTGCTGAACTTGCCAGAAATGCCATATGTCCATCACATTATATGGGTGTCATTGAAATGTATCGTACAACAGGCAATCCACGCTATCTCAAATTAGCAGAAAATCTTATAAACATACGAGGATTAGTAAATAACGGTACCGATGACAATCAAGACCGGATACCATTTAGAGAACAGTATGCTGCTATGGGACATGCAGTAAGAGCCAACTATCTCTATGCAGGCGTAGCTGATATTTATGCTGAAACAGGTGAAGACCAGCTAATGAACAATCTTACAAAGATATGGACTGATATTGTTAATCATAAAATGTATATTACAGGGGGGTGTGGAGCTCTTTATGATGGAACATCTCCAGATGGGACTAATTATACGCCTGACAGTATTCAGAAAGTTCATCAAGCATATGGCAGGGCTTATCAACTACCAAACTCTACCGCTCATAACGAAACTTGTGCGAATATAGGTAACCTGCTTTTCAATTGGCGAATGTTTGAAGTAACCGGTGACGCAAAATATACAGACATAGTTGAAACTGAATTATACAATGGCATATTGAGCGGAATTAGTCTAGATGGTGAAAAATACTTTTATACAAATCCTCTTCGTATAAGTAAAGATTTCCCTTATACACTGAGGTGGCCAAAGACTAGAGAAAAATACATTAGTTGCTTTTGCTGTCCTCCTAACACTTTGCGCACTCTATGCGAAGCACAGAATTATGCATATACGACGAGCAAAGGTAGACTATGGTGTAATATTTATGGCAGCAGTATATTAAAAACAAAAATAGGTAATGGCAATCTAAAGGTAACACAAACCACAGAATATCCTTACGATGGCAATATAACAATAGTTATTGACACAGTTTCACCAGACAACTCCTTAAATACAGTATGTTTGCGTATTCCAGGATGGTGTGATAGTGCTGCAATATCAGTCAATGGGGTAAAACAGAATGTTGAAATTTCTAAAGGAAAGTATTCTTCTATAAGCAGAAGATGGAAAAACGGTGATAAAATAAGACTGATGTTAGACATGCATCCCCAACTAATCGAGGCAAATCCATTAGTCGAAGAAGATAAAAACCAAGTTGCAGTAAAGCGTGGCCCAATTGTCTACTGCCTCGAATCAGCAGATATATCTAACGGTAAAAGTATCGATGATATTGCCATTCCTGAAAATATAAAACTAACGGAAAAGCGAATATCAATAGATAACCATTATATGGATGCTCTAGAGGGTGAAGCAATACTAAGATCAGGACATTCATGGAAAAATGTACTATATCGTAAAATAGAAAGTGACACCGATAAAATCAAGATAAGACTTATACCATATTATGCATGGGGTAATAGAGGTAATACAGAAATGACCGTATGGATGAACAGAAAATAA